The sequence GAAAAATTCTTTGCTAAGTTTTTTAGTAAAAAAAAGGACGTTAAACTAGGTCTTTATGGTCCACCAAATGGTGGTAAGACAACACTTGCTAATCGTATTTGTGAAGATTGGTTAGGTGAATCTATGGGTAGTGTTAGCAGCATGGCACACGAAACTCGAGAAGTACAAATTAAAGAAGAAATTGTTATTAAAGGTAAGAATGGTCGAGAACTTACGTTTAATCTTATCGACACGCCTGGTATTGCAACAAAAATAGATTATGAGGATTTTATTAAAGAAGGAATGAAAGAAAAAGAAGCGAAGGCTCGAGCAAAAGAAGCAACCAAAGGTGTTATTAGTTCTATTAAATGGCTTGATGACATGGATGCGGTCGTTGTTGTGCTTGATGCAACTAAAGATCCTTATTCGCAAGTTAATATTACTATTGTTGGCAATCTTGAAGCAAGAAAGATTCCTGTTTTGGTTATTGCTAATAAAATTGATTTAAAGAAAGCAGATATTAAGAAAATTCAAGCAGCTTTTCCTCAATACATGGTTTTAGGTGTTAGTGCAAAAGAAGGAAAGAATATGGATAAATTCTACGAAGCCTTATTTGAGGTGACAAAGTAAATGTTAACGCTACAATTTATTCCGTATACTGAAATTGAACATTTAACGTCTGAGAAGCGTATTGCAAAACTTTTACGACTTGTAAAAACAGATAAAATTATTTTGCTTGAAGGTCGTTTGCGAAGCGAAGAAGAAACGGAGCTTATTCGTCGAACGATGGAAGAAATTAGTGCAAAATTTACTGGTATTGAACTCTCTGTTATTTATCCAGAATCAAAGAATGTTGCTTTTTTTGCTAAAATTAAACAATCCATTGTGAATATGGTTTTGGGTAATCGCCGAGGCATGACTATTATTGGACCTGCAAATGTTGTTAAAGAAATAAAACAAGATCCGGATAAAATTCAACTTTTCACAAAAGATGTACGGAGGGCTAGGTAAGAAAGCGAAGCTGAGTTCGGTATAGTAAAGCCGAACCTAAAACGCCGGATTACTCTTAACCCGTTAAGATGCCGCATCAATGTGTTTCTTGTGGAGCGTTCTATGAAGATGGCGCTAAAGATATTCTTCGTGGTTGTTCTAGTTGCGGTGGTAAATTATTTTTCTATGTGAAAAAAGAACGCATAGCAGAACTTAAAACTGAAGAGCCGCAGTTATTTGATTTAAGTATCGAGGATAAAAAGCAGATTGAAGAAGATGTGTATGATATTTTAGGTGAAGAAATTGATAGGGACAAACCTATTATTCTTGACATTGAAAGTATTAAGATTTTGAAGCCTGGTAAATATGAACTTGATCTTGTCAATCTTTTTAAATCAAAGCAACCATTAATCTATAAACTCGAAGATGGTAAGTATATGATTGATATTATAGAAAGCTTCAAAAAAATGGGTAAGGGCAAGTAATTATTTTGTTTATTGCCTCTAAAAGATTATTTTTTGAGCATTATTAAGAATAGTTGTAAAGAAAAAATATTTTCTAGGGTAAGTTGTGTGCTGTCTTGAACAATTCTTAAGTCGAACTTATGTGTAAGTGTAGCGCAGCAAATCGCCAAGTTTGATGATAAAAAGTTCGATTCGTAGACGAGAATGATGCTTCGCAGCACTCTTGCCTTCGCCCCAGTATTTTGAACAATTCTTAAGTTTTATATAGCCAAGCCTTCTAGCTAGTGGTATGAATCTTATTGACGTGCACGCTCATCTTGATTTTCCTGCGCTTGTTAAGAAACTAAAAATTATTTTACAACATGCAGAAAACGCAGGGGTAAAAGCTATTGTTGCTAATGGGGTCACGCCAGAAAGTAATCGAAAAGTTCTTGCGCTTGCAAAAGAGCACGATATAGTCAAGCCAGCTTTAGGTTATTATCCTTGGCACGTGCCTGAAGTTTCAGAAGTTGCTTTTGATGAAGAACTTGATTTCATAAAAAAAAGTAATCCTCTTGCGCTTGGAGAAATTGGTTTGGATAAAAAATGGGATAATATCGAGCACTACAATGTGAAAGGCGGAAAAGAAGCATTATTCAAACAGCAACAAGTCGCGTTTGAAAAGTTTATTACTCTAGCAGAAAAGAAAAACATCCCTCTTATTGTTCATTCAAGAAAAGCTGAGCTTGATGCTATTGAAATGCTTCAGAGTTCCTCTGCTAAAAAAATTATTATGCATTGTTTTAGCGGAAAAAAAAGATTAGTTAAAGAAGTGCTTGATAATGGCTGGTCAGTTTCAGTTCCTGTTATTGTCACAAAACTTGAGCAATTTCAAGATATGGTGAAAACTGCTAGCGCTAGTCAACTCTTAACAGAAACTGATGCACCTTACTTAGGTCCTGAACCTGGTTTAACAAATGAACCTGCAAATGTTGCTATTGCGATAAAAAAAATTGCAGAACTTAAAGGTCTCACCGAGCAAGAAATGGCCGATCAGATATATATGAATTACCAACGATTATTCCTTTAAAATGGCAACCTTAGAATTACTCGCAATATTGACTGCTGTTTTTGGCGTAATGATGAGTGTTGGTCCCTACATGCAAGCATATAAAATTTATAAGCATAAAAGCGCAAAAGATGTGAGTTTGCTCATGCAAGGAATTTTTTTTGCGGGAACAACAACATGGTTTTTGTATGGATTAATGCTTAATGATATTCCAATTATGTTGAGTTTTGGTATAGGAATTCTTGGTTGGGCATTATCTTTTGTGTTGGTATTAAAATATAGATGAACGTGATGTTATGGTAAAACTTGTTAAACAAAAAAAAGTCAAGTCTGGACGGCTCGCAAAAGGTTGCAAATTATGTATCAAGGGAAGAAAATCAGTGTTATTTATTACGAGCGCATGTCACTACGAATGTTTTTATTGTCCTATTAGTGATGATAAAAGAAAAAAAGATGTTGTTAAGATTAATGAAAAAGAATTATTACATCCTGATAGTTCTGAATCGTTAAGAGAAGTTTTTGATGAAATTCGTCTTTGTCAATCAAAGGGAGTGGGTATTACTGGTGGTGATCCTTTAGCAAAAACTTCTCGCACCTATAAATATATTAAAGCACTCAAAAAAGAATTCGGAAAATCATTTCACATTCACGTATATACATCGCTTCCTTTTGTCACAAAAGAAAAACTTTTGCATTTAGAGAGTGCTGGTCTTGATGAGATTCGCTTTCATTTTAATAATGACGATGTTGCTTCTTGGAAAAAAATTTTGTTTGTTAAAGAACTCAAGATGAAATGGGGTGTTGAAGTTCCTGCTATTCCGGGAAAATTAGATACTTCAAAAAAAATAATTGATTTTTGTAAGGCAAATAAAGCAGATTTTATAAACTTAAATGAGCTTGAATACAGCGATATCAGTAACAGCGAGTTAAAAAAACAGGGGTTTAAGGTGAAAGATTCGTTATCTTACGGTATTCAAGATAGTGAAGCTGTAGCTCATGAGCTTGTTCTTTACGGAAAAAAAATGCGTGTTCCGGTGCATTATTGTTCTT comes from Candidatus Woesearchaeota archaeon and encodes:
- a CDS encoding Zn-ribbon domain-containing protein; this translates as MPHQCVSCGAFYEDGAKDILRGCSSCGGKLFFYVKKERIAELKTEEPQLFDLSIEDKKQIEEDVYDILGEEIDRDKPIILDIESIKILKPGKYELDLVNLFKSKQPLIYKLEDGKYMIDIIESFKKMGKGK
- a CDS encoding TatD family hydrolase, translating into MNLIDVHAHLDFPALVKKLKIILQHAENAGVKAIVANGVTPESNRKVLALAKEHDIVKPALGYYPWHVPEVSEVAFDEELDFIKKSNPLALGEIGLDKKWDNIEHYNVKGGKEALFKQQQVAFEKFITLAEKKNIPLIVHSRKAELDAIEMLQSSSAKKIIMHCFSGKKRLVKEVLDNGWSVSVPVIVTKLEQFQDMVKTASASQLLTETDAPYLGPEPGLTNEPANVAIAIKKIAELKGLTEQEMADQIYMNYQRLFL
- a CDS encoding 50S ribosome-binding GTPase → MANIFKKFAEKFFAKFFSKKKDVKLGLYGPPNGGKTTLANRICEDWLGESMGSVSSMAHETREVQIKEEIVIKGKNGRELTFNLIDTPGIATKIDYEDFIKEGMKEKEAKARAKEATKGVISSIKWLDDMDAVVVVLDATKDPYSQVNITIVGNLEARKIPVLVIANKIDLKKADIKKIQAAFPQYMVLGVSAKEGKNMDKFYEALFEVTK
- a CDS encoding radical SAM protein, translating into MVKLVKQKKVKSGRLAKGCKLCIKGRKSVLFITSACHYECFYCPISDDKRKKDVVKINEKELLHPDSSESLREVFDEIRLCQSKGVGITGGDPLAKTSRTYKYIKALKKEFGKSFHIHVYTSLPFVTKEKLLHLESAGLDEIRFHFNNDDVASWKKILFVKELKMKWGVEVPAIPGKLDTSKKIIDFCKANKADFINLNELEYSDISNSELKKQGFKVKDSLSYGIQDSEAVAHELVLYGKKMRVPVHYCSSSFKDAVQLGNRFLLRAQKVAKPFDAVDYQGMLTRGEITLKRKDKLTLDDVRSFLIDEMELPSEDVCLEDNRLLVAADVLESLWPMLLDDQDVRWGRYLCAAIVVEYPTDDHFLVQKVDL
- a CDS encoding DUF2073 domain-containing protein, whose amino-acid sequence is MLTLQFIPYTEIEHLTSEKRIAKLLRLVKTDKIILLEGRLRSEEETELIRRTMEEISAKFTGIELSVIYPESKNVAFFAKIKQSIVNMVLGNRRGMTIIGPANVVKEIKQDPDKIQLFTKDVRRAR